The region gtgaaataatctgtctgtaaacaattgttggaaaaattacttgtgtcgtgcactagatgtcctaaccgacttgccaaaactatagtttgttaacaagaaatttgtgtagtggttgtaaaatgagttttaatgactccaacttaagtgtatgtaaacttccgacttcaactgtggcCTACACTGTAAGTACAATGTAACAATGGTCAATTGTAATAATTGTTACACTTATTATAGGAATATAACCTTGTATAACTATCCCCTTAATAAATATAAACACTTCAGTCCTCAACAAAAATTATACTCAGAGGGAATGTGTTATTCTCAATGCTCACTTTACCTCTGTATAAACATGCACGACCGTAACATTGAGGCTATTGACAACACGCTGGCAAACCTCTGCCCCCCCCAGACACAGCATTGGCCAGATCAAAAAATTGTTTGAAGTGAAGTGTTAATTTTggcactcttttttttttttaggtttagTCTAGTCTTAGTAATTTTGATTCAAATATAATGAAGTCACATTTTTGTCATTTCAATAATGATTTAGTCTAGTTATTGTCAAAATGACGAGAACAGTGGGTCATTTTAGTCACACTTGTTTTGCATCATTAATCTATAGTCAACATAAATCACTGACTTCCATGTGCACAAACTGTCCTATCACCATATACTGTATTTAGCATAAATGCAAGGAAAAgggactactttgaagaatataaaatattaaatatattttgatttgtttaacacttattttggttactacataattccatatgggttatttcatagttttgatgtcttcactattattctacaatgtagaacatagtaaaaaataaagaaaaaccctagaatgagtaggtgtgtttaaatttttgactggtagtgtaaaaATGAATTATCTGGCCATGTAAATTCCTAATTCAGCCTACATAGATGCACAACATacaaaaccaacacacacacacaagcacggagagagtgagagagagagagagatggagtagcACAATCACCAGCTGGTACCGCAAAGTAGTATGGGTTGCACCTCCGTCACTCGGTCGCGTCATTACCATTGTCATCAACGTTCAACAGACGCCACAGCCACATTGATGTCCAATAGTAGAACGGTTGCTAATGACTTTGAATAGGTACTAATTAATGACTGTTTCGCCCAGTGACATAGTCAAGTCACAAGACCGTGAGTCTGAATAGAGTCCCAAGTTCGTTGTGATCAAATCCGAGTCCAAGTCCGAGTCACCAATGGTCGAGTCGCAAGTCGAGTTACGAGTCCCTATGACTGTAGTCCATGTCCCAGTTCTCATGTCCTGGTCCAATTGCGCAAGTCACTGGACCTACAATAAGTCAAAATAAGTGATTTACCCAGCCAGCAATAGTGTAGTGCCAAGAGGAATTTAGTCAATAAATAGTTTGCTATCACTTGTACTTTCTTTCTGTGCCATCAAATGTTTGCATGTAGGCTACTGGTAATGTCACCAGAGCCACGTTCAGTTGCAAAACATTCtcaaacgttgcagatagaaatttCATGAACAGAGCTGACATTATTGCTTATTCAACATGTcagtgtattgtatagtatatTTCTATCAGAACGTACCAAAACGTTGCTTCCTGCTGAACATGCCCCAGGTTGTTAGCTATAGCTAGGTAATGAGGGATCATGACTGAAAAATGTACAGCCTAAACAAATGGTTAACGGTCCCGTTTGCAAGTAGCCTAGTTTTAGAACAGCCCGCGATATGCTTTATGAATGTAAAATGGTTTTACTAATAAACAATGCTGCTATTGTTTTTAATTTCGTAAAGAAGTTTGTATTTCTTAACTAGGTGAAGGGTAGCTAACTAGGAGGCTGGTTGTGACTGGTTAGTTATGGGGAGGTAAGAGAGTCGTTTAGTTATAGTTTCTTCTGGGTCTTATTAGTCAGTTATAGTCTCTTCAATTGCCACAGAAAAATAGGTGTTAGACAAATATTTTAGTCACTCTTTTTGTTGACGAAATTAACACTGCTGAAGCGTCTGAATGGGCAGAAGTCTGCAGGCCCCGAAGAGATTCCTCCCTGGTTCCTGAAAACCTGCCATGAGGAGCTTGCACCAGTACTGTGCCATATCGTCAATTTCTGAACTTCCCCTCTCAATGGAAATGCTATATAATCTGTGCTGTGCCTAAGAAGAGCAACCCCACCTTCCCCCAAGAGTACAGGCAAATCTCTCTCCTCATGGGAAAAATCTTTGAGGGGTTGCTACATAACATACTGGAGAAGGAGACTGCTCGTGTCATCAAGTCTTCACAACATGACTTTGTGAAGAACAGGTCAACAGTGCTCTCATTCAGCTCCTACAGGAGTGGCACAATGCCTCAAACTAAGTGCCAAAGCAGGATGTTCATGTAACCTTTATATACTTTTTCAGAGCATTTGACACCATAGACCATGGCCAGCTCCTCCTCACTCTAGCAGAGCATGGGGTGTCCCGCTCACTATCAACAGCAAGCAGACAGTGAGATCGAGAACATGCCTTTCTAACTCACAGCCAGTCCAGCTGTGGTTCCCCAAGGTGGAGTGCTCCCCCCCATCGTTTGTGCTATGCATGAACACCCTAAACTCCATCCCCCCCAAGCAGCGTCCAACCTGTCCTGTATGCTAATGACTTCACACCCACAGAGTTGCTTCCTGGCAAgctaccaggccaaacacaagcAACCATCAATGTAGTGGCTGAGTGGGTAAAAACCAACCGCCTGTACTGTATGTGAACGAAAAAGAAAACCAAGTATATGGTTATCAGCTTTAGGGCTACTGACAAGGCCTCTCGACCAGCGGTTGCTGTAAATGGCCACCCATTTGAGCGTGCGGAGACCGTGCACCTGCTTGGTGTCAGCTGACTTTTCCATGGAAGAGCACGTCAGTCATATCCTAAAAAAAGGTTAAACATAGGAACTAAGTGTAGCAAGACGAGCTGGCAAGACGAGCCGGCCTCCCTAATGAAGTCCTACAGCAGGCATACCTGACCTTCGTTGGACAAATCATGGAGTATGACTCGCCAGTGTGGGCCGGCCTTCCAAAGTGTCTCTCTGAGGACTTAGAGGGCATTCAGAGACGATGCTGTTGCATCATTGATACAACTCGCTCCCATCTTTGGAGAGCAGATGAGATGAAGCCACAGTCGAGACTTTTAAAGTGCCCCTGCATGACCACCAATTCACTGCACGAGTTCCTAACCCCTACACAGAGGCAGTATGATCTGAGGAGTCCAAGGCAACACTCTATTGCAACATCAGACATCTTTCTTGGCAAGAACCCCTTGAGCTAGGCAAATGGCACTCTCTAAAGACACTCACTAAAGACATTGATATGCATATTTATTGATTTGGTGGTATGCTAATTTGTTGTTTATGAGTAATAATTTATTGATGATTCGCTGTCCATATAGTTAGGCTGATCATGTCCATTTTATGaatgtttctgcatatgtaccaatatgttCAAGTAAacctaaaataataataacatttaaaaaaaatgttgaccAACTCtttaaatgttttgcatgtcatgTCTGTATTTCCGGTCTGTCGACCCTAATAACCATTAGCCTAACTGTTAACTGCTCTCTagaccatctgctaaatgactaaaatgaatTATGAAATTAACTGTAAGTGGGATGTTCCGCTTTATGAGACGCACCATTAGAGGGCCATTACTGTTAATAGTGGTGGAGTAACATTTCTGTAAAGTATATTATTttatgtcacaatgtcagatatttGAGGGGCTTGCAACAAGCCTGGGTTTGTCATAACATATGGCAATGTATTCCTCGTTTATGTTTTTTATGTTTTTGCTTTGACTTTAATGTAAACGTTTTGTCATTGGTGAGTGTCCTGTTTTGATACCTATTTTCTTTGAAATATATTTCATTAAGGCCAATCAAACCGCTATAGTCCATCTGTGGAAAATGTTTTGATACCTATTTTCTTTGAAATATATTTCATTAAGGCCAATCAAACCGCTATAGTCCATCTGTGGAAAATGTTTTGATACCTATTTTCTTTGAAATATATTTCATTAAGGCCAATCAAACCGCTATAGTCCATCTGTGGAAAATGTTTTGATACCTATTTTCTTTGAAATATATTTCATTAAGGCCAATCAAACCGCTATAGTCCATCTGTGGAAAATGTTTTGATACCTATTTTCTTTGAAATATATTTCATTAAGGCCAATCAAACCGCTATAGTCCATCTGTGGAAAATGTTTTGATCCTTTATTTGAAACATTTCTTAATCAAAATCTAATTAAAGCCCACTGCTGTAAGAAACGCATGCAGAaattgcagacacacacacacacacacacacacacacacacacacacacacacacacacacacacacacacacacacacacacacacacacacacacacacacacagaccctagTGAGATAGATATTTGCCCACTGCCAAATAAAAGTCTGTAACGGTCAACCCTATATAAATTAGTCATTAGTATTGTCAACAGAAAGTGGTTCTTATTACAGGTGAGTCCAAAGTGCTTTTTCAGTCACCCCTGGCTGCTCACTCAATATGATAAGAGATGCCCTATGGCCTGGTTTAATTGATCCTAATCCTGGATGTGTGTCGTAAAGTCATCAACAGATTGAGATTGAGCAGATAGAATGTTTGTGTACCCATTCGGTCAAACAGTGGACATGGTGATCTAGTGGGAGGTATTGTGAAGGGCCAATGATGAGTTCTGTAGCCAATATCGCACTACACACAAAGGACAGAAGGAGTTTGTATGAGGTATGGATGTTATGAAGGGCTGTATAAACTCGGATCCTATCAGAAGGCCTGAGTAAATCTGAGTCACTCTGTGAAACTCTATGAGTCGGGTGCACATCAAATAAAGCCTGGAAAGAGGATATATTTTTGTGAGGGGTATGCCATTGTAAAAACACAACACTGTGTTTGCtgtaaacaaaagagagaaaatgtCATTAAACTCATCTGAAGCTGACATCATCCAAATGTTTTATCCAAAGTTTTCTAGATTGTGGTCAGGTCTTGTTCTTAATTGCAGTAAAAGCTTATGTGGTTGCAACAGCCAGCTGCAGCCTCAATTAGCCCTTTCAGCTGGGAATGGCTCTAATGGTCATTAGCTTCACTTAACGATTTGGTGGATATTCCGAACAAattttcacatttacattttggtcatttagcaggatctcttatccagagcgacttacagtaaacCTTTGTCAACAAACTGGGAAAGGGTTGGTTTCAGAGTGGCCACATATTATGACAGGAAGTAGCTGAAGCACTCTGTGTAAACACTTTATGGCATGACTCAGAAATTATGGGATATAAATAACCTTATCAATCTTCCTGACAGACATCACATCCTGCACTTTGGAAATGATGATGGGTTGGTTATTGATTGTGTTCTTGTTATTAGATTTCACCGGGCCCAAAATGGGACAATATTTCGGCGATTGATATCTTTTTGATAAAAAAGGTATTCTCAGTAGTCATGGCTATGGTAGGTTTACAGTCGCCATGTAATCATGAACTTTATCCATAGTATTAGCTTGTGATAGATTTGTTTGTGACTTATGTTTTTCTTGTACATGACTCCTATATCATTTGAATCTGTCATGTGtaaatgttgctttaatatatatCTTCTCTGACTTGCCACAAGTAAAGTTCCTTCTGGGAGGAATATTTAGCTATATTTCTGTTCCCTTCCTGTGGTTCAAAATAGTCTATGTACATGGAATTATTATGAATACTTATACTTAATTGTTAACACATTGAATTCATAGGACAACCTGTCTGGAATAGTCATGAATATGATCTAACTGCAAATGTATAGTCGTCTATATCGTCAGTATTTGATCCTGTTTGCAAAATTGGATGGTTCATGATCTTCCATTCTCATCCTGATGCACTTACTCCATATCACCACTTGGATGCAGTGCTCGCTCAGCACATGGAGCGACCACTTTATATAAGGAGCGTTTTTCTGGGCAATTTTTCGTATCATCCCCGCATTGAAAAAGACAAAAAAGTACATGAGTTTGGGGAAATGTTTGTCACATGACGTCAGAGCTGGGCGTCTGAATGATTCACCAAAGATTCCACACATGATCCAGACACGCGCGTGAAATAGACTTACAGGAAATGGTCATTCATGAATGATGGTCAACTGTCAAAGACACTTGAAAATACATGTGCCAATGGAAAAGTAGTTTAACAGGTTGACAAATgacaatttatatatatatatttttaagtttaTATATTTGTCATTTCAGGGGTTAATTTGGGATTTTGTATAAAACAAGGTATGTTGCTACTCCATGAACATTTCCACTGATTCCTATGTCCCATTATAAAATTCCATTCAACCTCTATCTATAATATCGAAAAACTGCATACAACATGATCATTTGTCATAgaatgtcatttttttttgtgTATCTGTGGAAAAGATCACTATTACAAGAAAGTAAATCTTGTATCATTGAGACATAATTTGAGGCAGTTGTACAGGCTACATTTTTAAAGACATGTCATATGCTTCTATGGCTTATTGGGCAACTCTATCGTTCCATCGTGTGCATAACAGATAATAGCCAATGGTGCACTACATGACAAAATGTATGAGGACACCTtctcgtccaacatctcattccaaaatcatgggaatttatatggagttggtcccccccttttgctgctataacagcctccactcttctgggaaggctttccactagatgttggaacattgctgcagggacttgcttccattcagccacaagatcattagtgaggtcgggcactgattttgggcaattaggcctggctcgcagtcggcattccaattcatcccaaaggtgtttgatggggttgaggtcagggatctgtgcaggccagtcaagttcttcgacACTGATgtcgacaaaccatttttgtatgcaCCTCGAtttgtgcaagggggcattgtcatgctgaaacaggaaagggccttccccaaacagttgccacaaagttggaagcacagaatcatctagaatgtcattgtatgctgtagcattaagatttcccttcaatagAACTAAGGGgactagcctgaaccatgaaaaacagcctcagaccattattcctcctcctccacactttacagttggcactatgcattggggcaggtagcgttttcctggcatccgccaaacccagatttgtccagcggactgccaggtggtgaagcgtgattcatcactacaaagagcacgtttccactgctccagagcccaatggctgcaagctttacaccattccagccaacgcttgacattgcgcatggtgatcttaagcttgtgggctgctgctcggccatggaaatccatatcatgaagctcccgaggaacagttcttgtgctggcatttcttccagaggcagtttggaacttggtagtgagtgtttaCTCGCTAcctgcttcagcactcggcggtcctgttagTCGTTGTTGCTGTTAGAtgcttccacttcacaataatagcacttagagttaaccagggcagctctagcacggGCAGAGGTTTGACCAACCGACTTGTTGGAAAGAGGCatgctatgacggtgccacgttgaaagtcaatgagctcttcagtatgggccattctactgccaatgtttgtctgtggagattgcatggctgtgtgctcgattttatacacctgtcagcaacgggtgtggctgaaatagccgaagccattcatttgaagtggtgtccacatgcTTTGTACATATAGAGTACATAATGCATTGAATGCATGGAGGCTATGAAGTCCTTAAACATTTtaggaaaacattcagtagtcagaatttaattattatttttctgtttcaaaccaaatgtttCTGTGGAACAAGCTCCACATGCCTTTCACGTCGTCTTGCTGAAACACGCCGATTCAACCATTGCCAGGCCCAGGGTTTCAGCACCTGAGTACTGGACAACTCCCGCTCTATTACCTGTCGTGCGCTAAGGGCGATGGGGCACAAAGCAAGCTCTTGACCATGATAATTTTCACAATACATACATGGCCATAATTGAATGATTGGTCAAGTTGGTTTTAAGTTTGACGGGGGGCGATTTTACTGTAGTCATTTGGTTGAGGTATTGAAATTAACCACCTCACTTAGCGTACGGCTTATATATGTCACGCTGACAAATATTTGCGTTCATGCATTGTCCCACAATTACGTGGTTGAACTAAACATGCATATGCACTTTATGACTCGGGCCATCTCATTGACGGGGAAGGAAAAGTACTACAGTGTTACATTCCGAGAGGATGGGGGCGATGACGTAGATAGTATCCCCTAGTGTGACCAGTGAAAAGGCATGCTGTTGGATTCAGGAATTAAAAAAAAGCCGATGCAAGCAGGTCTTCAGAACAAAAAGTTTCCTCTGTGAAGACAAACGTGTGGGCTCTTTCTCCTGGGGTTGTGTGCATACAGAGATCCGATAATCGCGTTTTATGTGTGAGCGCACGGAGGGTTGGACACATTAAAGGAGCATCAGGAGGCGGCAGAGACGCTTTACAGACGAAgcaagaaaagagagaaagggagagagagagattatctcACTCTCCCAGTCGCAGTCGCAACCGGATCACATCCAGCTTGTCTCTCCACACGGTAATAGGTACGTGATGCTTTCTGAACTTTTACACACACAAACGAGAATACAGCAACAGGCTATAGTACTTTAGAAGGTTTGGATGTAATGTTTGGAGGTCATATTTGGCACTTTAGAATGTTTGGGGCAACACACTTGAGGTGCATTGAGGCACTGTTGCACTCGCAAGCACTAAGTGATGAATAGATGGGGAGTTTGGATAATTTTTGTAAGCGTATTGTTCTCCAAAATATAAGAAAACCCTATCcattctaaaaaaaaaataatgtgtaTTCATTTCGTTTTTCCTCGCTCTGACTTTGGAAATGGTAGATAACTTTCGCACGTCTAACTTTGTAATCATTtctttttcagcaggacaatgtcTAGTAAAGCGACTTTAGCCTTACTCATCTATGGAATCATAATGCACTACAGCATCCACTGCTCACCTCTCGGGCTAAGCTATCCTAACCTTAGGTAGGTACCTGAAAACTTCTCATTCAACTGAACATCTCTGCATGTAAAATGAACATTGGAAAACGCATTGTTTCTGCAGCTGAGGACAGTAGTTATGTATTAGATCGAGTCTACTGCAACCGCATAGGTCTAGACCTATGCCATTAATTGCTATACATTTTTTTTCGTTCAATCAATGTGTGGAGAAATAAAGGAAATAGATGATACCTAAATTAATACACCGTTTTCCCCTCCAGAGCATCTTGTCAATTTGGGTATACAAATTTATGCTATGCATTGACAGATACTGGTGTATGTCTTTTATTTTGAGTTTGAATATGCTGCAATGTTTTGCTATGAGGGGCTTTAGAGCGCCTGGAATCATAGCAGTGGAATATAGCATATTACCAGCTACTGGTAGATCAAGCGTCTGATACAGAACTCTATCTCTGCTTTTAGACGCGTCCCGTGGGAATGACAGTGAGGGGTAATTTGCTGAGGCGTGAGGCAAACGTGGGAGCCACTAATTCATAGAATAACAAGATCGATTTATTTTGTATTCTCTTAACTAAGCAGACACAATctgcattattttattttttgaatcACAACTATACATTTTAATTTGGTTTTTGAGATCTGGTTATGGTGTTATTTAATTCACAATTAAAATGATTTTaaattaaacatgttttttttcccctaatTTCCGATGTGGATGAGTTTGCTTGCCTTTTGGGAAATATAGCCTATGGTTCCACTAATGTTTTTATGTAAGGTGTTGTAGCTTACTTAGGAATGGTCAATAGCAATTACAATTATTACACATTTAAGCAGATACATTATGGCCATTGTAGGCCTATCAAATATTTTTTAATTACTCTAATTTCTTAACATGGAATATAGCCTATACAATCTAAAAATGCGAGTAATTTATTTCGGTGTTTATATTCAGAATTGGTTTTATCATGATTATACATGATTAATCGTATATCAAAAAGCATATAATATTCAAATGCATTTCCGATTTCAGACTTGAAAATGAGGTTTATGACGAGGATGGAAATTCGTTACCGGACTTGGCTTTTGACGGTGATCAAATTGCTATAAGAAGTCCCCCATCTGTGGCGGACGACGTGTACACTTTATACTACCCACCGGAGAAAAGGTGACTATCATTATCACTATACTCAACCTATTCTTTTTTAATGTCGTTGACATTCATGCTAAACATTTCATTATCGGGCTCGTATTTATGTTCATCTATGTTATATGTTTTATGTTAGTAAATGTACTGTACCATCAATAATCACATTTTGTTATTTAATCTTTAGATGGAAATACATAGGGGAAAAAATGAGCCTTTAAAataacaagcttcccacattttCATTGCAGCAAGATAGACTATGGTTGGTAGCCTGGTATTCA is a window of Oncorhynchus mykiss isolate Arlee chromosome 11, USDA_OmykA_1.1, whole genome shotgun sequence DNA encoding:
- the adcyap1 gene encoding pituitary adenylate cyclase-activating polypeptide isoform X4, producing MSSKATLALLIYGIIMHYSIHCSPLGLSYPNLRLENEVYDEDGNSLPDLAFDGDQIAIRSPPSVADDVYTLYYPPEKSGGSTMEDDSEPLSKRHSDGIFTDSYSRYRKQMAVKKYLAAVLGKRYRQRYRSKGRRLAYL